The Methylomarinum vadi genome has a window encoding:
- a CDS encoding succinate dehydrogenase iron-sulfur subunit, whose translation MVEFALPKNSRLKKGKTFEAPAGATHVRRFEIYRWNPDSGENPRIDVYEIDMDSCGPMVLDAILKIKNEIDSTLSLRRSCREGVCGSCAMNINGRNTLACTKAISDYSGTVKIFPLPHMAVVKDLVADMTNFFAQYASIKPWIETQTPPPADRERLQSREERAKLDGLYECILCACCSTSCPSYWWNSERYLGPAVLLQAYRWLADSRDENTGSRLDELEDPFKLYRCHTIMNCTDTCPKGLNPAKAIAEIKKMLIQRQEG comes from the coding sequence GAAAAACTCCCGGTTGAAGAAAGGAAAAACTTTCGAGGCGCCGGCAGGCGCAACACATGTCAGGCGGTTTGAAATTTACCGCTGGAATCCCGATTCCGGCGAGAATCCCCGCATCGATGTCTATGAAATCGACATGGACAGCTGCGGACCGATGGTGCTGGATGCGATCTTGAAAATCAAGAACGAGATCGACAGCACCTTGTCGCTTCGCCGTTCTTGCCGAGAAGGGGTTTGCGGTTCCTGCGCGATGAATATCAACGGTCGAAACACGCTGGCCTGTACCAAGGCGATAAGCGATTACTCCGGCACCGTGAAGATTTTTCCGCTACCTCATATGGCGGTGGTCAAGGATTTGGTCGCCGACATGACCAATTTCTTCGCCCAATATGCCTCGATCAAACCGTGGATCGAAACCCAAACCCCGCCGCCGGCCGACCGCGAGCGCCTGCAAAGCCGGGAAGAGCGGGCCAAATTGGATGGTCTGTATGAATGCATTCTATGCGCCTGTTGTTCGACCAGTTGCCCGAGTTATTGGTGGAACAGCGAGCGTTATCTGGGACCGGCCGTGTTATTGCAAGCCTACCGTTGGCTGGCCGACAGTCGCGACGAAAATACCGGCTCCCGTCTCGACGAATTGGAAGACCCTTTCAAATTGTATCGTTGCCATACCATTATGAATTGTACCGATACTTGTCCGAAGGGTCTGAATCCGGCCAAGGCCATCGCCGAGATTAAGAAAATGTTGATCCAAAGGCAGGAAGGTTAG
- a CDS encoding FAD assembly factor SdhE, translating into MEELKTLKWRCRRGTLELDILLLRYLERCYSKADGAERSAFLRLLSLEDSELLHYLLGNAVPKAEGLALLVQKIRCLD; encoded by the coding sequence ATGGAGGAGCTGAAGACACTGAAATGGCGCTGCCGGCGGGGAACTTTGGAGCTTGATATCCTGTTGCTGCGTTATTTGGAGCGCTGTTATTCCAAGGCAGATGGCGCTGAGCGGTCTGCGTTTTTGCGGTTATTGTCGCTGGAAGACAGCGAACTCTTGCATTATTTGTTGGGGAATGCGGTGCCTAAAGCGGAAGGGCTTGCGCTCCTGGTGCAAAAAATCAGATGTCTTGATTGA
- the icd gene encoding NADP-dependent isocitrate dehydrogenase, translating into MATITPPTNGSPITMTHGQLQVPDFPIIPFIEGDGTGPDIWRATVLVLDAAVKAAYQERKQIQWLEIYAGEKANNLFNTWLPDETVEACRQYKVSIKGPLTTPIGGGIRSLNVALRQMLDLYVCLRPVRWFKGVPSPVKNPAAVDMVIFRENTEDIYAGVEFEQGAEETARLLNLLQENFPERYKKIRFPDTSGIGIKPVSREGTERLVRSAIEYALANQRKSVTIVHKGNIMKFTEGAFRNWAYALAEREFPEQTYTWDQWERTKATSGEQAANQEQANAMAAGRILIKDAIADITLQQVLTRPNEFDVIATMNLNGDYLSDALAAQVGGIGIAPGGNINYQTGAAVFEATHGTAPKYANLDKVNPGSLILSGEMMLRYLGWTEAADKIIAAMDAAIGSRQVTYDFARLMDNAKEVKCSEFADVLIGYM; encoded by the coding sequence ATGGCAACGATAACTCCTCCCACCAACGGCAGTCCCATCACGATGACCCATGGTCAACTGCAAGTGCCTGATTTCCCAATCATTCCATTTATCGAAGGCGACGGCACCGGTCCCGACATTTGGCGAGCCACCGTCCTCGTGCTCGATGCTGCGGTCAAAGCCGCTTATCAAGAGCGCAAACAAATCCAATGGCTGGAAATCTATGCCGGCGAAAAAGCTAATAACTTGTTCAATACTTGGTTACCGGACGAGACCGTGGAGGCTTGTCGCCAGTACAAAGTATCGATCAAAGGGCCTTTGACCACGCCAATCGGCGGCGGCATCCGTTCGTTGAATGTCGCGCTTCGGCAAATGCTGGACCTTTATGTATGTTTGCGACCGGTACGCTGGTTCAAAGGCGTTCCTTCCCCGGTCAAAAATCCGGCTGCTGTCGATATGGTCATATTTCGGGAAAACACCGAAGACATCTATGCCGGCGTTGAATTCGAGCAAGGCGCCGAGGAAACGGCTCGTTTACTTAATTTATTGCAAGAAAATTTTCCTGAGCGCTACAAAAAAATACGTTTTCCCGATACTTCCGGCATTGGCATCAAACCGGTGTCACGGGAAGGCACCGAGCGCCTGGTCAGATCGGCCATCGAATATGCGCTGGCCAATCAACGCAAAAGCGTGACGATTGTGCATAAAGGCAACATCATGAAATTCACCGAGGGCGCGTTTCGCAATTGGGCCTATGCCTTGGCGGAACGGGAATTCCCCGAACAGACTTATACCTGGGATCAATGGGAGCGGACCAAGGCGACATCCGGCGAACAGGCGGCCAATCAGGAACAAGCAAATGCGATGGCGGCGGGACGCATCTTGATCAAGGACGCGATAGCCGACATTACCCTGCAACAGGTTCTAACCCGTCCCAACGAATTCGATGTCATCGCGACCATGAACTTGAACGGGGATTATTTGTCCGACGCCTTGGCCGCCCAGGTCGGCGGTATCGGCATCGCGCCGGGCGGCAATATCAATTATCAAACCGGCGCGGCGGTATTCGAGGCCACACACGGCACGGCGCCGAAATACGCCAACCTGGACAAGGTCAATCCGGGGTCGTTGATTCTGTCCGGCGAAATGATGCTGCGTTACCTCGGTTGGACCGAAGCGGCCGACAAAATTATCGCCGCCATGGATGCCGCCATCGGCAGCAGACAGGTTACCTACGACTTCGCCCGGCTGATGGATAACGCCAAGGAAGTCAAATGCAGCGAGTTTGCGGACGTGTTGATTGGGTATATGTAA
- a CDS encoding isocitrate/isopropylmalate dehydrogenase family protein, giving the protein MHNVTLIKGDGIGPSIMEAAVKVIDATGAQIQWHEAEAGMGAFEKYGTPLPDATMESFDKTRVAFKGPLTTQVGSGFRSINVELRQRYELYANVRPAKSWPGVKTRFEDVDIVIVRENTEGLYAGLEHYLTPKKDIAESLAVITREGSQRVIEYAFQYARDNGRSKVTVCHKANILKYSQGLFLDVAREIAKNYPDIEFDEKIIDAACMHMVMNPQQFDVVVCTNMFGDILSDLTAGLVGGLGLIPGANIGKDAALFEAVHGSAPDIAGKNLANPTAVMMAGVMMLKYLGEDAAATRMQSAIEKVINEGQNVTPDLNPASKAGTVEMAQAIIDAME; this is encoded by the coding sequence ATGCACAACGTCACGTTGATCAAAGGTGATGGAATCGGACCTTCCATTATGGAAGCGGCAGTTAAAGTAATCGACGCGACGGGCGCCCAAATTCAGTGGCACGAAGCGGAAGCTGGTATGGGGGCTTTCGAAAAATACGGTACGCCTTTGCCTGATGCAACGATGGAATCCTTTGACAAAACACGTGTCGCTTTCAAAGGCCCTTTAACGACCCAGGTCGGTAGTGGTTTCAGAAGCATTAATGTCGAACTGCGCCAACGTTACGAGTTGTATGCCAATGTCCGTCCTGCAAAAAGTTGGCCGGGTGTCAAGACCCGCTTCGAGGATGTCGATATCGTCATAGTCCGGGAAAACACCGAAGGACTGTATGCCGGCTTGGAGCATTATCTGACGCCGAAAAAAGACATCGCCGAAAGTTTGGCCGTGATTACCCGCGAAGGGTCGCAACGGGTGATTGAATATGCCTTCCAATATGCGCGTGACAATGGCCGCTCGAAGGTGACGGTCTGTCACAAGGCCAATATATTGAAATACTCCCAAGGTTTGTTTCTGGATGTGGCCCGTGAAATAGCAAAGAACTATCCGGACATCGAATTCGATGAAAAAATTATCGATGCGGCCTGCATGCATATGGTCATGAATCCTCAGCAATTCGACGTGGTGGTGTGCACCAATATGTTCGGCGACATCTTGTCCGATCTGACGGCCGGTCTGGTGGGCGGATTGGGCCTCATTCCCGGCGCCAACATCGGTAAAGATGCGGCGTTGTTCGAAGCCGTCCACGGCAGCGCGCCCGATATCGCCGGCAAGAATCTGGCTAACCCTACAGCGGTCATGATGGCCGGCGTGATGATGCTGAAATATTTGGGTGAGGATGCCGCGGCAACGCGTATGCAGAGTGCGATCGAAAAGGTTATTAACGAAGGGCAAAATGTGACGCCGGACTTGAATCCAGCTTCGAAGGCGGGCACGGTCGAGATGGCGCAGGCGATCATTGACGCGATGGAATAA
- the acnB gene encoding bifunctional aconitate hydratase 2/2-methylisocitrate dehydratase — MLEQYRKHVAERAAEGVVPKPLNAEQVAELVELIKQPPAGEEEFILDLLTNRVPAGVDEAAYVKAGFLAAIAKGEAQSPILNPERATELLGTMLGGYNIAPLIEILDNPSLAPIAVKGLSHTLLVFDAFYDVKEKADAGNAFAQQIIQSWAEAEWFTSKPQVPEKLTVTVFKVTGETNTDDLSPAPDAWSRPDIPLHAKAMLKMPREGITNAEQQIQELKQKGFPVAYVGDVVGTGSSRKSATNSVLWHMGDDIPYIPNKRAGGVCIGGKIAPIFFNTMEDSGAMPIECDVTSMEMGDIIDIYPYDGVIRNHETGDTICEFSLKTDVILDEVRAGGRIPLIIGRGLTDRARKALNLEASTVFRRPQPAADSGKGFTLAQKIVGKACGVKGVRPGTYCEPHMTTVGSQDTTGPMTRDELKDLACLGFSADLVMQSFCHTAAYPKPVDVEMQHTLPDFIMNRGGVSLRPGDGIIHSWLNRMLLPDTVGTGADSHTRFPIGISFPAGSGLVAFAAATGVMPLDMPESVLVRFKGEMQPGVTLRDLVNAIPYAAIQKGLLTVEKKGKKNVFSGRILEIEGLPELKVEQAFELSDASAERSAAGCTIRLDEAPIREYLNSNITLLKWMIAEGYGDARTLQRRIKAMEDWLANPVLLEPDADADYFEVIEIDMSEIKEPLLACPNDPDDVKTLSDVAGTPIDEVFIGSCMTNVGHFRAAGKLLQQQQGELPTRLWMSPPTKMDQNQLTEEGYFSTFGKAGARMEMPGCSLCMGNQARVADNATVVSTSTRNFPNRLGTGANVYLASAELAAVCSILGKIPTAEEYKQYAGIIDQSKEDTYRYLNFDQIDSYQKKAEQVAEEA; from the coding sequence ATGCTAGAACAATATCGAAAACACGTTGCGGAACGTGCGGCCGAAGGCGTGGTACCCAAGCCTTTGAATGCCGAGCAGGTGGCTGAGCTGGTAGAACTGATAAAGCAACCGCCAGCCGGTGAAGAAGAATTTATTCTCGATTTACTGACCAATAGGGTTCCCGCCGGTGTCGACGAAGCGGCTTATGTGAAAGCCGGCTTTTTGGCCGCCATTGCCAAAGGCGAGGCGCAATCGCCTATTCTTAACCCGGAACGCGCGACCGAATTGCTCGGCACCATGTTGGGCGGTTATAACATCGCTCCGTTGATCGAGATACTGGACAATCCAAGCCTGGCGCCGATCGCGGTTAAGGGTTTGTCGCATACCTTGTTGGTGTTCGATGCCTTCTACGATGTCAAGGAAAAAGCCGATGCCGGCAATGCTTTCGCCCAACAGATCATCCAATCCTGGGCCGAGGCAGAATGGTTTACCAGCAAGCCGCAAGTGCCGGAGAAGCTGACCGTCACGGTTTTCAAAGTCACCGGCGAAACCAATACCGACGATTTGTCGCCGGCACCGGATGCCTGGTCAAGGCCCGATATTCCGCTGCACGCCAAGGCCATGTTGAAAATGCCGCGCGAAGGCATTACTAATGCCGAGCAGCAAATACAGGAATTGAAACAAAAGGGGTTTCCGGTCGCCTATGTCGGCGATGTGGTCGGTACGGGTTCGTCGCGTAAATCCGCCACCAATTCCGTCCTATGGCATATGGGCGACGATATTCCTTACATTCCCAACAAGCGCGCCGGTGGCGTCTGCATCGGCGGCAAGATTGCGCCGATTTTTTTCAACACGATGGAAGATTCCGGTGCCATGCCGATCGAGTGCGACGTCACCAGCATGGAGATGGGCGACATCATCGATATTTATCCCTATGATGGAGTTATCAGGAACCATGAAACCGGCGATACGATTTGCGAGTTTTCACTGAAAACCGATGTCATTCTCGACGAAGTCCGTGCCGGGGGGCGAATTCCATTGATCATAGGCCGCGGTTTGACCGATCGCGCCCGCAAGGCGTTGAATCTGGAAGCTTCAACCGTCTTCCGCCGACCGCAACCGGCCGCCGACAGCGGCAAGGGCTTTACCCTGGCGCAAAAAATTGTCGGCAAGGCGTGTGGCGTCAAAGGGGTGCGTCCGGGAACCTATTGCGAGCCGCACATGACCACGGTCGGCTCGCAGGACACCACCGGACCGATGACGCGCGACGAGCTGAAAGATTTGGCTTGTCTGGGTTTTTCCGCCGACCTGGTGATGCAGTCGTTCTGCCATACCGCTGCCTACCCGAAACCTGTCGATGTCGAAATGCAGCACACCTTGCCGGATTTCATCATGAACCGGGGCGGCGTGTCGCTGCGCCCTGGCGACGGCATTATCCATTCCTGGCTCAATCGCATGCTGTTGCCGGACACCGTCGGTACCGGCGCGGATTCGCATACTCGCTTCCCGATTGGCATATCCTTTCCGGCCGGTTCCGGGCTGGTGGCCTTTGCTGCCGCTACCGGCGTAATGCCGCTGGATATGCCTGAATCGGTATTGGTGCGTTTCAAGGGTGAAATGCAACCCGGCGTTACCTTACGCGATTTGGTCAATGCCATTCCTTATGCCGCTATCCAAAAAGGATTGCTGACGGTGGAGAAGAAAGGCAAGAAGAATGTTTTCTCCGGACGCATTCTGGAAATCGAGGGCTTGCCCGAACTGAAAGTCGAACAAGCGTTCGAATTGTCCGACGCCTCGGCGGAACGTTCCGCAGCCGGTTGTACGATACGCCTCGATGAAGCCCCGATTCGCGAATATTTGAATTCCAACATCACCCTGTTGAAATGGATGATTGCTGAAGGTTACGGCGACGCCAGGACGCTGCAACGCCGTATCAAGGCGATGGAAGATTGGTTGGCGAATCCGGTGTTGCTGGAGCCCGATGCCGATGCCGACTATTTCGAAGTCATCGAGATCGATATGTCCGAAATCAAGGAACCGTTGTTGGCTTGCCCGAACGATCCGGACGACGTCAAAACCTTGTCCGATGTTGCCGGCACCCCTATCGACGAAGTCTTCATCGGTTCCTGCATGACCAATGTCGGCCATTTCCGCGCCGCCGGCAAATTGCTGCAGCAACAGCAAGGCGAGTTGCCGACCCGGTTATGGATGTCGCCGCCGACAAAGATGGACCAAAACCAGTTGACTGAGGAAGGCTATTTCAGTACTTTCGGCAAGGCTGGCGCGCGCATGGAAATGCCGGGTTGTTCGTTGTGCATGGGCAATCAGGCCCGGGTTGCTGACAATGCCACGGTGGTTTCGACGTCGACGCGTAACTTCCCCAACCGGCTCGGCACGGGAGCTAATGTTTATCTGGCTTCGGCCGAGCTGGCGGCGGTTTGCTCCATTTTGGGCAAAATACCGACAGCCGAGGAATATAAACAGTATGCCGGCATTATCGATCAATCCAAGGAAGACACTTACCGATATCTGAATTTCGATCAGATCGACAGTTATCAGAAGAAAGCCGAGCAGGTGGCGGAAGAGGCTTGA
- the zapE gene encoding cell division protein ZapE produces MQKKLDLTHRYNQLVAEKRFRYDSAQVKVLHLLQNLLDKVVLLEKCQQRGFASRFIRKTSVISCKHLYIFGDVGHGKSMLMDLFFATCPVKQKRRVHFHDFMQEVHAFIHHWKQERRGDQIPALARKIRASTMLLCFDEFHVTDIADAMIMERLFRTLFEQGVIVVMTSNRHPSDLYRGGLLQEQFLPFVNLLLDRSHVVELTGNVDYRFIRSEAEDKRYHFPLNQAAEEFVQQKFFRHSRATALLPGRIEVFGREIALTAVHGKIMLTTFDELCKQPLGAADYLRIAKRFDVVIMAGIPRLAPDSCDEARRFEIFIDALYEYKVKFICSAEAHPREIYKEGEGAFEFKRTVSRLMEMQSDDYRS; encoded by the coding sequence GTGCAAAAAAAACTGGATTTAACTCATCGATACAATCAGTTGGTTGCGGAAAAGCGTTTTCGCTACGATTCCGCGCAAGTCAAGGTCTTGCACTTGCTACAAAATCTTCTGGACAAAGTCGTTTTGTTGGAAAAATGCCAACAACGAGGGTTTGCTAGCAGATTCATACGAAAAACTTCGGTTATTTCCTGCAAACACTTATATATTTTCGGCGATGTCGGTCATGGCAAGTCGATGTTGATGGACCTGTTTTTTGCCACCTGCCCGGTCAAGCAAAAACGGCGGGTTCACTTCCACGACTTCATGCAGGAAGTTCATGCTTTTATTCATCACTGGAAACAGGAACGCCGGGGTGATCAAATTCCCGCGCTGGCCCGCAAGATCCGTGCTTCGACGATGCTGCTGTGTTTCGATGAATTTCATGTCACCGACATCGCCGATGCCATGATCATGGAGCGACTGTTCCGCACCTTATTCGAGCAAGGCGTCATCGTCGTCATGACCTCGAACCGGCATCCTTCTGACCTTTATCGTGGCGGATTGCTGCAGGAGCAGTTTCTACCCTTTGTCAATCTGCTGCTGGACAGGTCGCATGTGGTTGAATTAACCGGTAATGTCGACTATCGTTTCATACGTTCGGAAGCCGAAGACAAACGTTATCATTTCCCTCTGAATCAAGCGGCGGAAGAGTTTGTGCAGCAGAAATTTTTTCGCCATAGTCGGGCAACGGCATTGTTACCCGGAAGGATAGAGGTATTCGGCAGGGAAATCGCCTTGACCGCGGTGCACGGTAAAATTATGCTGACGACATTCGATGAACTTTGTAAACAACCGCTTGGAGCGGCTGATTATTTGCGCATCGCAAAACGCTTCGATGTCGTCATCATGGCAGGGATTCCTCGTTTGGCGCCGGATTCCTGTGACGAAGCGAGACGCTTTGAAATTTTTATTGACGCCCTGTACGAATATAAAGTGAAATTTATTTGCAGCGCCGAAGCGCATCCGCGCGAAATCTACAAAGAAGGTGAGGGCGCGTTCGAATTTAAGCGCACCGTATCCAGGTTGATGGAGATGCAATCCGACGATTATCGATCATGA
- a CDS encoding V-type ATP synthase subunit B, giving the protein MIENLVRHHNIKSIVGNIMTVQLAGMGELQEITPRFGDLAKIDDDNGSQSLAQVIQIRGNEIALQVFSGAQGISTNASVRFLGHSMRVTYSNNILGRIFNGVGEPMDGGSSLQPDPKVSIESASVNPMKRVLASKMIRTNVPMIDLFNCLVESQKIPIFSISGEPYNAFLARIGIQADADIVVFAGLGLIFDDFHFFRSQFEEAGVFARTVMFANLASDPIVERLLVPDMALTVAERFAVEEGKRVLVLMTDMTAYADAMKEVGVSMEHVPSNRGYMGDLYSQLAKRYEKACDYSGAGSVTILSVTTMPGNDVTHPVPDNTGYITEGQFYLHDKMLDPFGSLSRLKQHVIGKVTREDHSQVMNTMIRFYSGANEAEQKQAMAFELSDFDLKLLKFGRLFRKRFMDINVSISLEEALDVSWQTLAECFDENELLMKQALIDKYFPRHE; this is encoded by the coding sequence GTGATAGAAAACTTGGTCAGACACCACAATATCAAATCGATAGTCGGTAATATCATGACGGTACAGCTTGCCGGCATGGGAGAGTTACAAGAAATAACGCCACGTTTCGGTGACTTGGCGAAAATCGACGACGATAACGGCAGTCAATCCCTGGCTCAGGTCATTCAAATCCGCGGTAACGAGATTGCGCTACAGGTTTTCTCCGGCGCCCAGGGCATTTCCACCAACGCCTCGGTGAGATTTCTCGGCCACTCGATGCGCGTCACCTATTCCAACAATATTCTCGGCCGTATTTTCAACGGTGTCGGTGAACCCATGGATGGCGGTTCGTCATTGCAGCCGGATCCCAAGGTGTCGATCGAAAGCGCCTCGGTCAACCCGATGAAACGGGTGTTGGCGTCGAAAATGATTCGCACCAACGTGCCGATGATCGACCTGTTCAATTGTTTGGTGGAAAGCCAGAAAATCCCGATTTTTTCCATTTCCGGCGAACCTTATAATGCTTTTCTGGCCCGTATCGGCATCCAGGCGGATGCCGATATCGTCGTCTTCGCCGGGTTAGGATTGATCTTCGACGATTTTCATTTCTTTCGTTCCCAATTCGAAGAGGCCGGCGTGTTCGCTCGTACCGTAATGTTCGCCAATTTGGCCTCCGATCCGATCGTGGAAAGACTGTTGGTGCCGGACATGGCCTTGACGGTAGCCGAACGTTTCGCCGTCGAGGAGGGCAAACGCGTGCTGGTGCTGATGACCGATATGACCGCATATGCCGATGCGATGAAGGAAGTCGGCGTATCGATGGAACATGTGCCTTCCAACCGCGGTTATATGGGGGATTTGTATTCGCAATTGGCCAAGCGTTACGAAAAAGCGTGTGATTATAGCGGCGCCGGCTCGGTCACGATCCTGTCGGTGACGACGATGCCCGGCAACGACGTAACCCATCCTGTGCCCGACAACACCGGCTACATCACGGAAGGGCAGTTTTATCTACACGATAAGATGCTCGACCCGTTCGGCTCCCTGTCGCGGCTGAAACAACATGTGATCGGCAAGGTAACGCGCGAAGACCACTCCCAGGTCATGAACACGATGATTCGTTTTTATTCGGGTGCGAACGAGGCCGAACAAAAGCAAGCAATGGCGTTCGAATTGTCCGACTTCGATCTGAAATTGCTTAAATTCGGCCGTTTGTTCCGCAAGCGTTTCATGGACATCAATGTCTCGATTAGTCTCGAAGAGGCGCTTGATGTAAGTTGGCAAACCTTGGCCGAGTGTTTCGACGAAAACGAATTATTGATGAAACAAGCCTTGATCGATAAATATTTTCCGCGCCATGAGTAG
- a CDS encoding V-type ATP synthase subunit D: MSRLQYSKAALHKQSAQLKRFRQYLPSLDLKRQQLIAEKAKAMKQLRDTERQIEAGMKFVSDSLPMLADFSIQLEQLVTVDNVRVETENLVGVEVPRLVAVEMSEQPYSFFCKPHWVDMAVRKLKAMLELRIRYEVEKKRLELLELAVKKVTQRVNLFDKILIPRAERNIRKIRIFLSDTERAAVVRAKITKQKRLKAASWPS, translated from the coding sequence ATGAGTAGACTGCAATACAGTAAGGCGGCCCTGCATAAGCAAAGTGCCCAGCTCAAACGCTTTCGCCAGTATTTGCCGTCGCTGGATCTGAAGCGGCAGCAGTTAATCGCCGAAAAAGCCAAGGCGATGAAACAACTGCGCGATACCGAGCGACAAATCGAGGCGGGCATGAAGTTTGTCAGCGACAGTCTGCCGATGTTGGCTGATTTCTCCATTCAGCTGGAACAGCTGGTCACGGTCGACAATGTTCGGGTCGAGACGGAGAATCTGGTCGGTGTCGAGGTTCCTCGCCTCGTCGCGGTGGAGATGAGCGAGCAACCCTATTCGTTTTTTTGCAAACCGCATTGGGTCGACATGGCCGTGCGCAAACTGAAAGCAATGCTGGAATTGCGTATCCGCTATGAGGTGGAAAAGAAGAGGTTGGAATTGCTCGAATTGGCGGTCAAGAAAGTCACCCAACGGGTCAACCTGTTCGATAAGATTTTGATTCCCCGCGCCGAGCGTAATATTCGCAAGATCCGGATTTTTCTGTCCGACACCGAACGGGCGGCGGTGGTTCGCGCCAAGATCACCAAACAGAAAAGACTCAAGGCAGCGTCATGGCCATCGTAA